The Pseudomonas sp. R4-35-07 genome contains a region encoding:
- a CDS encoding alpha/beta fold hydrolase, whose product MEPFDTWCAEQSYDCYRYDQFSCRDREGFHGDSKQLLAILVEELFLHLSKFKDRDLLIVAHSFGAVLLCETLLRYELSQQRFKIVLSGFCPEREEFLLANQKRLDGYAREGDEHDVEHRFFDAHICGTRFLSAEQLQAFQVPPMGNISLRDSYLGLLSAIRCPVLITYGSEDICSDYQVAKTCECLVDCRVVQLSGAAHYPFIERTQAYFQELDRFMSTG is encoded by the coding sequence AGTTCTCGTGCCGAGACAGAGAAGGTTTTCACGGCGATTCGAAACAGCTGCTCGCCATACTGGTTGAGGAACTGTTCCTGCATCTCAGTAAGTTCAAGGACCGAGATTTGCTCATCGTGGCTCACTCCTTCGGTGCTGTGCTGCTCTGTGAAACCTTGCTGAGATACGAGCTTTCACAGCAAAGATTTAAAATCGTGCTGTCAGGCTTCTGTCCCGAGCGTGAAGAGTTCCTGCTGGCCAACCAGAAGCGCCTGGATGGCTATGCTCGCGAGGGCGACGAGCATGACGTTGAGCACAGGTTCTTCGATGCGCATATCTGCGGCACACGATTTCTGAGCGCTGAACAGCTCCAAGCATTTCAAGTGCCGCCGATGGGAAACATCAGCTTGCGCGACTCCTATCTCGGCCTACTCAGCGCCATAAGGTGTCCGGTGTTAATCACCTACGGAAGCGAAGATATTTGCAGTGACTATCAGGTCGCCAAAACCTGCGAGTGCTTGGTGGATTGCCGGGTTGTCCAACTTTCCGGGGCCGCACATTACCCGTTCATTGAGCGGACACAGGCCTACTTCCAAGAGCTCGACCGTTTCATGAGCACCGGATGA
- a CDS encoding acetyl-CoA carboxylase biotin carboxylase subunit family protein, producing the protein MRNILVIGDSYVDTEFFNANTRWFHIGQEPPALKLTASRRLYLAAQFDVEQYDKKLLEIFLFCNEIIFGFGKIDYVIANTEYSILCGAAVREHYEILGRRLGDVAMFRNKYLMKSALALQNEVETSRFVGGVRLATEGMTAVLRVFAPSEYPLVIKATSQAGSRHVYVVQDALELAEKMQELKVLGIEYLVEQFVDAPVIHIDGVCRGGELLFVCASRYLDDCYAWQHEKIAMSSVLIDEPALQKAIVQFTQSTLSSLNARDLVFHLEAFLLPDKSLVFLEIASRPGGAAIVPCIKSIYGVDLQEENFKVEVEAPSVLSSSGFLGAHVSKSGGWIVLALPEMSWCEVLSVQGDPPLGEHVAWRKVVAVGTRYNSDYFEDPAVGMFVVRHVSATQVAASIQRIKEEFSIEVLRLEHSL; encoded by the coding sequence ATGCGTAATATATTAGTTATCGGTGATTCTTACGTAGATACCGAGTTTTTCAACGCAAACACTCGATGGTTTCACATCGGCCAGGAACCACCAGCGCTTAAGTTGACCGCCTCCAGAAGACTGTACTTGGCGGCTCAATTCGATGTCGAGCAGTACGACAAAAAGCTGCTAGAAATATTTCTTTTTTGCAACGAGATCATTTTTGGGTTTGGCAAGATCGACTACGTGATCGCCAACACCGAGTACAGTATTTTGTGTGGTGCGGCGGTTCGTGAACATTACGAAATACTTGGTCGCCGGCTAGGCGATGTGGCCATGTTTAGAAATAAGTATCTAATGAAATCGGCGCTTGCGCTTCAGAACGAGGTCGAGACTAGTCGTTTTGTTGGTGGCGTACGGTTAGCTACAGAGGGAATGACTGCGGTTTTGAGAGTCTTTGCCCCAAGTGAATATCCACTGGTGATTAAGGCAACGTCCCAGGCTGGGAGTCGGCATGTTTACGTGGTTCAAGATGCGCTGGAGCTAGCGGAGAAAATGCAGGAGCTCAAGGTCCTCGGGATCGAGTATTTGGTGGAGCAGTTTGTCGATGCGCCGGTCATTCATATTGACGGGGTCTGTCGCGGGGGAGAGTTGCTGTTTGTCTGTGCATCCCGCTACCTGGATGATTGCTATGCCTGGCAGCATGAAAAAATCGCCATGTCTTCAGTGCTGATCGATGAGCCTGCGCTTCAGAAAGCCATCGTGCAGTTCACGCAATCCACGCTTTCCTCATTAAACGCCCGAGATTTAGTCTTTCATCTTGAAGCCTTTTTACTTCCCGATAAGAGCTTGGTGTTTTTGGAAATCGCTTCGCGTCCCGGTGGCGCCGCAATAGTACCTTGCATCAAAAGTATCTATGGCGTGGACCTGCAGGAGGAGAACTTCAAAGTGGAGGTAGAGGCTCCCTCTGTCTTGAGCTCTTCCGGATTTCTTGGAGCGCATGTGAGCAAGTCCGGAGGCTGGATCGTGCTGGCTTTACCCGAAATGTCATGGTGCGAAGTATTGTCGGTTCAGGGCGATCCTCCGCTGGGCGAGCATGTGGCGTGGAGAAAAGTTGTCGCTGTCGGCACCCGCTACAACTCGGATTATTTTGAAGATCCGGCTGTGGGGATGTTCGTCGTACGCCACGTCAGCGCAACACAGGTGGCGGCGAGTATTCAGCGGATCAAGGAAGAGTTTTCCATTGAGGTGCTACGACTGGAGCACTCCCTATGA